The Deinococcus koreensis genome window below encodes:
- a CDS encoding IS3 family transposase — translation MIQDARSAHPEVSVRRLCQLHDVSRSWYLEQQGREVADPDQPLAKEIEAVVLKWSGYGYRRVTRELARRGHRANHKRVLRVMRERRLLCRPRRRYQATTDSKHSETRFPNLLPQVEAVKPDQVWQSDLTYVRVQDGFVYLACVLDSCTREIVGWAMSKFMDVDLPLTALNNALTARCPAPGLLHHSDQGSQYASRLYIDRLKAMGITPSMSRTGNPYDNARMESFYKTLKTEEVNVQEYVDLDDAREHIDHYIGTLYNRERLHSSLGYVPPAEFATRYHHA, via the coding sequence ATGATCCAGGATGCGCGCAGCGCGCATCCTGAGGTGTCGGTACGTCGACTGTGCCAGCTCCACGATGTCAGCCGCTCCTGGTACCTCGAGCAGCAGGGCCGGGAGGTGGCCGACCCCGATCAACCGCTGGCCAAGGAGATTGAGGCCGTGGTGCTGAAGTGGAGCGGCTACGGGTATCGGCGAGTCACTCGTGAACTGGCGCGCCGGGGACACCGGGCGAACCACAAACGTGTCCTGCGCGTAATGCGGGAACGTCGGCTGCTGTGCCGTCCCAGGCGCCGGTACCAGGCGACCACCGATTCCAAGCACAGCGAGACTCGCTTCCCGAATCTGCTCCCACAGGTCGAGGCGGTCAAACCGGATCAGGTCTGGCAGTCCGATTTGACGTACGTCCGCGTGCAGGACGGCTTTGTGTACCTGGCCTGTGTGCTGGACAGCTGTACTCGCGAGATCGTGGGCTGGGCGATGTCGAAGTTCATGGACGTCGATCTACCCCTTACAGCGCTCAACAACGCGCTGACAGCGCGTTGTCCTGCTCCTGGTCTGCTGCACCACTCGGATCAGGGGTCGCAATACGCCAGCCGGCTGTACATTGACCGCTTGAAAGCCATGGGCATCACGCCAAGCATGTCCAGGACGGGCAATCCCTACGACAATGCCCGGATGGAAAGCTTCTACAAGACCCTGAAGACCGAGGAGGTCAATGTGCAGGAGTATGTCGATCTGGACGACGCCCGTGAGCACATCGACCACTACATCGGGACGCTGTACAACCGCGAACGCCTCCATTCCAGCCTGGGCTACGTTCCACCCGCCGAATTCGCCACCCGCTATCATCACGCCTAG
- a CDS encoding PadR family transcriptional regulator — MPRSPNTSPHTRAVLHSLLDTYPSHTYGYDLSKATELKSGTLYPILQRLHEQGYLDARWEDSPHPGKPPRHIYRLSDAGLKLARERHDSQPVRTLKGALT, encoded by the coding sequence ATGCCCCGCTCCCCGAATACCAGCCCGCACACCCGCGCCGTGCTGCACAGCCTGCTGGATACCTACCCCAGCCACACCTACGGCTACGACCTGAGTAAAGCTACGGAGCTTAAAAGCGGCACCCTCTACCCCATCCTGCAACGGCTGCACGAGCAGGGCTATCTGGACGCCCGGTGGGAGGACTCGCCGCATCCGGGCAAGCCGCCCCGCCACATCTACCGCCTGAGTGACGCCGGCCTGAAGCTGGCGCGCGAGCGGCACGACTCTCAGCCGGTACGCACCCTGAAAGGAGCGCTGACATGA
- a CDS encoding HAD family hydrolase produces the protein MPEVEFAAVLFDLDGVLVDTETIIGALWAEIFAERDLHLSAAEITRLTSGQRFEGVLRALEEGRGWKAPEDFLPMLGERFNGAFSHVPLIEGAAETLGALRTAGIPFAVASNSEKNRLKMKLDGAGLSALVGPHAYDPSFVGGLGKPHPELYRYAAAQLGADVTRCVVIEDSAPGASAGVAAGATVWGLLAGGHLTHDGHLTHDGREALQEVGVTRFLHSHAELREALGLQTLA, from the coding sequence ATGCCGGAAGTGGAGTTCGCGGCCGTCCTGTTCGATCTCGACGGCGTGCTGGTCGATACCGAGACCATCATCGGGGCGCTGTGGGCCGAGATCTTCGCCGAGCGCGACCTGCACCTCAGCGCGGCCGAGATCACCCGCCTGACCTCCGGGCAGCGCTTCGAGGGCGTGCTGAGAGCGCTGGAGGAGGGGCGCGGCTGGAAGGCCCCCGAGGACTTCCTGCCCATGCTCGGCGAGCGCTTCAACGGCGCCTTCTCGCACGTCCCACTGATCGAGGGCGCGGCCGAGACGCTGGGCGCGCTCCGGACGGCAGGCATCCCGTTCGCGGTGGCGAGCAACAGCGAGAAAAACCGCCTGAAGATGAAGCTGGACGGCGCCGGGCTGTCCGCGCTGGTCGGCCCCCACGCCTACGATCCCTCGTTCGTGGGCGGCCTGGGCAAACCCCACCCGGAGCTGTACCGCTACGCCGCCGCTCAACTGGGCGCCGACGTGACGCGCTGCGTGGTGATCGAGGACAGCGCGCCGGGGGCGAGTGCCGGCGTGGCCGCCGGGGCGACCGTGTGGGGCCTGCTGGCGGGCGGCCACCTGACCCACGACGGGCACCTGACCCACGATGGGCGTGAGGCCCTACAGGAGGTCGGCGTGACCCGCTTCCTGCACTCTCACGCCGAGCTTCGGGAAGCACTCGGGCTGCAGACGCTGGCCTGA
- a CDS encoding histidine triad nucleotide-binding protein yields the protein MTSQPTLFERIIAREIPSEIVYEDDRYIAIRDVAPKAPIHLLVIPKKVTARIDEITDAAELGELWLTALKVARMHAQDYRLLVNCGAGGGQVIFHTHIHILAGWEHGPDSDT from the coding sequence ATGACGTCCCAGCCCACCCTGTTCGAGCGCATCATCGCGCGGGAGATTCCCAGCGAGATCGTGTACGAGGACGACCGGTACATCGCCATCCGCGACGTCGCCCCGAAGGCGCCGATCCACCTGCTGGTCATCCCGAAGAAGGTCACGGCGCGCATCGACGAGATCACCGACGCCGCCGAACTGGGCGAGCTGTGGCTGACCGCGCTGAAGGTCGCCCGGATGCACGCCCAGGACTACCGCCTGCTGGTGAACTGCGGCGCTGGGGGCGGGCAGGTCATCTTCCACACGCACATCCACATCCTGGCCGGCTGGGAGCACGGCCCGGACTCCGATACGTGA
- a CDS encoding ferritin-like domain-containing protein: MTTIDDQTTTATTDTLNRRAALGFLGKIGLGTAAFGLAGTGALAAPKKDIDGDVLNFALNLEYLEAAFYLAAVGRVNELRAIGGGAEIRLPKNLDMTRGMQFKDSNVQALANDIAEDELQHVKFLHGALGKGAVMRPVIDLSGAFDAAGQAASGGAIKGFNPYANDLFFLHGAFIFEDVGVTAYNGAATLITNPAYLQAAAGILAVEAYHGGAIRTMLYQQRQVTAAAGLYVGQVVGAISALRAKVGGGKDMGLSDARGRAVIAPADMNGVAYGRTTREVLNIVYLAPNASKGGFYPNGLNGSIK, translated from the coding sequence ATGACGACCATCGACGACCAGACCACGACTGCCACCACCGACACCCTCAACCGCCGCGCCGCGCTGGGCTTCCTGGGCAAGATCGGCCTGGGCACCGCCGCCTTTGGGCTGGCCGGCACGGGCGCCCTGGCCGCGCCCAAGAAGGACATCGACGGCGACGTGCTGAACTTCGCCCTGAACCTGGAATACCTCGAAGCGGCCTTCTACCTCGCGGCCGTGGGCCGGGTCAACGAACTGCGCGCCATCGGCGGCGGCGCCGAGATCCGGCTGCCCAAGAACCTGGACATGACGCGCGGGATGCAGTTCAAGGACAGCAACGTGCAGGCGCTGGCCAACGACATCGCCGAGGACGAGCTGCAGCACGTCAAGTTCCTGCACGGCGCGCTGGGCAAGGGCGCGGTCATGCGGCCCGTCATCGACCTGAGCGGCGCCTTCGACGCGGCCGGTCAGGCGGCCTCGGGCGGCGCGATCAAGGGCTTCAACCCCTACGCCAACGACCTGTTCTTCCTGCACGGCGCCTTCATCTTCGAGGACGTGGGCGTCACGGCCTACAACGGCGCGGCCACGCTGATCACCAACCCGGCCTACCTGCAGGCGGCGGCGGGCATCCTGGCCGTCGAGGCCTACCACGGCGGCGCCATCCGCACCATGCTCTACCAGCAGCGTCAGGTCACGGCGGCGGCCGGACTGTACGTGGGCCAGGTCGTCGGCGCCATCAGCGCCCTGCGCGCCAAGGTCGGCGGCGGCAAGGACATGGGCCTGAGCGACGCCAGGGGCAGGGCCGTCATCGCCCCGGCGGACATGAACGGCGTGGCCTACGGCCGCACCACCCGCGAGGTGCTGAACATCGTCTACCTGGCGCCGAACGCCAGCAAGGGCGGCTTCTACCCGAACGGGCTGAACGGCTCGATCAAGTAA
- a CDS encoding DNA glycosylase AlkZ-like family protein, giving the protein MTPAPTPADLRAAARRTLERQPSVQAALNAMGFLQADPIRAPARAQDLTLMARVPGYRAGDLERLYPELDAEEDMIPNYGFVPRAVQALLHPRVVESTRIEREHPELLDEVRALLRERGELHPKELVAALGRRTASNYWGGQSSATTRALDALHYRGEARVTRRSGGVRVYGVAPHLEALRAAPLPEPERLRAAVHLLAALYGPLPEASLGYLTSLSGFGFPHLRTALRLAFRQAVKEELAGAKVDGLRYVWTLDNDPQGAPTPRGVRIVNPFDPLVWDRRRFEHLHGWAYRFEAYTPPARRTMGYYALPVFQNERAVGWANLRVEGSELRAEVGFVPGVRETATLRKGLDAALGRYRTFLGLETSASAQA; this is encoded by the coding sequence GTGACCCCTGCGCCCACCCCGGCCGACCTGCGCGCCGCCGCCCGCCGCACCCTGGAGCGTCAGCCGTCGGTACAGGCGGCCCTGAACGCCATGGGCTTCCTGCAGGCCGATCCCATCCGGGCCCCGGCGCGCGCCCAGGACCTGACCCTGATGGCGCGCGTGCCCGGCTACCGTGCCGGCGATCTGGAGCGGCTCTACCCGGAGCTGGACGCCGAGGAGGACATGATCCCCAACTACGGCTTCGTGCCCCGGGCGGTGCAGGCGCTGCTCCACCCGCGCGTGGTCGAGTCCACCCGCATCGAGCGCGAGCACCCGGAGCTGCTGGACGAGGTGCGGGCGCTGCTGCGGGAGCGCGGGGAGCTGCACCCCAAGGAGCTGGTCGCCGCGCTGGGCAGGCGCACGGCGTCCAACTACTGGGGAGGGCAGAGCAGCGCCACGACCCGCGCGCTGGACGCCCTGCACTACCGGGGCGAGGCCCGCGTGACCCGGCGATCCGGCGGGGTGCGGGTCTACGGCGTGGCCCCGCATCTGGAGGCGCTGCGGGCTGCGCCCCTGCCCGAACCCGAGCGGCTGCGCGCGGCCGTGCATCTGCTCGCCGCGCTGTACGGCCCGCTGCCGGAGGCCAGCCTGGGCTACCTGACCTCGCTGTCGGGCTTCGGCTTTCCGCACCTGAGAACGGCGCTGCGTCTGGCGTTCCGGCAGGCCGTGAAGGAGGAACTGGCTGGTGCGAAAGTGGATGGCCTGCGCTACGTCTGGACACTGGACAACGATCCGCAGGGCGCCCCCACCCCGCGCGGCGTCCGCATCGTGAACCCCTTCGACCCACTGGTCTGGGATCGGCGGCGTTTCGAGCACCTGCACGGCTGGGCTTACCGCTTCGAAGCCTACACCCCGCCCGCCAGACGCACGATGGGCTACTACGCCCTGCCGGTCTTTCAGAACGAACGCGCGGTCGGCTGGGCGAACCTCAGGGTAGAGGGGAGCGAGCTGCGCGCCGAGGTCGGCTTCGTGCCGGGTGTGCGCGAGACGGCGACGCTCAGGAAGGGGCTGGACGCGGCACTGGGCCGCTACCGGACATTCCTGGGCCTGGAGACCTCCGCCTCCGCCCAGGCCTGA
- a CDS encoding phosphotransferase family protein, with translation MGAALPRPVALLGDVWDALRGHGPVLAAWIWPRDLRALFPGPRRVVEAWTGEGAAFARYASAHGPLFLKYLPAGWADGRAAQRLARESAYLRDLAPLSPVRHAPHLHSAGGPGGTRAHLLTRDLTDETTGWGAFQTDGAREAALLEVVRLLARHHAFWSGPGLPHLRGDWAWNPSGTLERAGRMAAQTWRYGPAEGAVQDIVQALPKLLSHSRVVTLAHGDIHSGQVLWPRSGEEAVLIDYGQTHPSVLGEDLAHLLAIRLNAAERARLGPALREAYREELAEHGLALTPSALADEERAGLALNVLSTIRQAHRQPGSGVIQAQEDVLQAWAEAEVSRPRNVR, from the coding sequence ATGGGGGCGGCCCTGCCGCGTCCCGTCGCCCTGCTCGGTGACGTCTGGGACGCCCTGCGCGGCCACGGCCCGGTGCTCGCTGCCTGGATCTGGCCGCGCGACCTGCGGGCGCTGTTTCCGGGCCCCCGCCGCGTGGTGGAAGCCTGGACAGGCGAGGGGGCGGCCTTCGCCCGCTATGCCTCGGCCCACGGCCCGCTGTTCCTGAAGTACCTGCCGGCCGGCTGGGCCGACGGGCGCGCGGCGCAGCGCCTGGCCCGCGAGAGCGCCTACCTGCGCGACCTCGCGCCGCTGTCGCCCGTGCGCCACGCACCGCACCTCCACTCGGCCGGGGGGCCCGGCGGCACGCGGGCCCATCTGCTGACCCGCGACCTGACGGACGAGACCACCGGCTGGGGCGCCTTCCAGACCGACGGGGCGCGCGAGGCCGCGCTGCTGGAGGTGGTGCGCCTACTGGCCCGGCACCACGCCTTCTGGAGCGGGCCGGGTCTGCCCCACCTGCGGGGCGACTGGGCCTGGAACCCCTCGGGAACGCTCGAACGGGCCGGGCGCATGGCGGCGCAGACCTGGAGGTATGGCCCGGCAGAGGGGGCCGTGCAGGACATCGTGCAGGCCCTGCCGAAGCTGCTCTCGCATTCCCGCGTGGTCACGCTGGCCCACGGCGACATCCATTCCGGGCAGGTGCTGTGGCCGCGCTCCGGCGAGGAGGCGGTGCTGATCGACTACGGCCAGACGCACCCATCCGTGCTGGGTGAGGATCTGGCGCACCTGCTAGCCATCCGCCTGAACGCCGCCGAACGCGCCCGACTGGGGCCGGCGCTGCGGGAGGCGTACCGGGAGGAACTGGCCGAACACGGTCTGGCGCTCACACCCTCAGCCCTGGCCGACGAGGAGCGGGCAGGGCTCGCGCTGAATGTCCTCTCGACCATCCGGCAGGCTCACCGGCAACCGGGCAGCGGCGTGATCCAGGCGCAGGAGGACGTCCTTCAGGCCTGGGCGGAGGCGGAGGTCTCCAGGCCCAGGAATGTCCGGTAG
- the glmM gene encoding phosphoglucosamine mutase gives MSERKYFGTDGVRAVAGEHPLTAGWVMALGAAAGEVLQQRHPAASVVIGKDTRQSGDMLEAALAAGLTSRGVNVIHVGVLPTPGVSYLTRHLGAAAGVVISASHNPYEDNGIKFFGADGQKLSDTTELEIEAALDRVARLVPVTGVRLGGVTNYTEAERLYVDFLRSHAPDLRGLKIALDCANGAAYRVAPKVFQAAGADVFAVYTTPDGRNINRGCGSTHLDHLQRIVREGPYDLGIGFDGDADRALFVDSRGNVVHGDHMLLLNARARGEKSVVTTIMANMALEVRLREAGIALERTAVGDRYVHERLHGQGLHLGGEQSGHVLFLDISPTGDGVLTALLTLASMRRLNTSLDSLHDDLVMFPQTLVNVRVGDKKAIARDEVVLSAVAEAEARLSGRGRVNLRPSGTENLIRVMVEGQDSAEIHEIARTLAGLVEQRGQLGS, from the coding sequence GTGAGCGAGCGGAAGTATTTTGGCACCGATGGTGTCCGGGCCGTGGCGGGCGAGCACCCCCTCACGGCCGGCTGGGTCATGGCCCTGGGCGCGGCGGCCGGCGAGGTGCTGCAGCAGCGCCACCCCGCCGCCAGCGTCGTGATCGGCAAGGACACCCGACAGAGCGGCGACATGCTGGAGGCGGCCCTGGCGGCCGGGCTGACCAGCCGGGGCGTGAACGTGATCCACGTGGGCGTGCTGCCTACCCCTGGGGTGAGCTACCTGACCCGTCACCTCGGGGCGGCGGCCGGCGTAGTCATCAGTGCGTCGCACAACCCCTACGAGGACAACGGCATCAAGTTCTTCGGCGCCGACGGCCAGAAGCTCTCGGACACCACGGAGCTGGAGATCGAAGCAGCCCTCGACCGCGTGGCGCGGCTGGTGCCGGTCACCGGGGTGCGCCTGGGGGGCGTGACCAACTACACCGAGGCCGAGCGGCTGTACGTGGATTTCCTGCGATCCCACGCGCCCGACCTGCGCGGCCTGAAGATCGCCCTGGACTGCGCGAACGGCGCGGCCTACCGGGTGGCGCCCAAGGTCTTCCAGGCGGCGGGCGCCGACGTGTTCGCGGTGTACACCACGCCCGACGGCCGCAACATCAACCGGGGCTGCGGCTCCACGCACCTCGATCACCTGCAGCGCATCGTGCGGGAGGGCCCCTACGACCTGGGAATCGGCTTCGACGGCGACGCCGACCGAGCCCTGTTCGTGGATTCGCGGGGGAACGTGGTGCACGGCGACCACATGCTGCTCCTGAACGCCCGCGCACGCGGCGAGAAGTCGGTGGTCACGACGATCATGGCGAACATGGCGCTGGAGGTGCGGCTCCGGGAAGCGGGCATCGCGCTGGAGCGTACGGCGGTGGGCGACCGCTATGTCCACGAGCGGCTGCACGGCCAGGGCCTGCATCTGGGCGGCGAGCAGAGCGGACACGTGTTGTTCCTCGACATCTCCCCGACCGGCGACGGCGTGCTCACGGCGCTGCTGACCCTGGCGAGCATGCGGCGGCTGAACACCTCGCTGGATTCCCTGCACGACGACCTGGTGATGTTCCCGCAGACCCTGGTGAACGTCAGGGTGGGCGACAAGAAGGCCATCGCCCGCGACGAGGTGGTGCTGTCGGCCGTGGCCGAGGCCGAGGCGCGGCTCTCCGGGCGGGGCCGCGTGAACCTGCGCCCCAGCGGCACCGAGAACCTGATCCGCGTGATGGTCGAGGGCCAGGACAGCGCCGAGATCCACGAGATCGCGCGCACGCTGGCGGGGCTGGTCGAGCAGCGGGGACAGCTCGGGAGCTGA
- the polA gene encoding DNA polymerase I: MTSGSPDTLVLIDGHALAFRSYFALPPLTSRSGEPTNAILGFLRLTLRLVRQRSNQVIVVFDPPVKTFRHVQFDGYKSGRADTPADLPKQINRIREIVDALGLPRLEEPGYEADDVIATLTRMAEGTGMQVRIVTSDRDAYQLLDDHVKVITNDFKLMGPAEVLEKYGVTVRQWVDYRALTGDASDNIPGAKGIGPKTAAKLLQEYGTLEGVYEAARAGTLKPDGTRQKLLDSEEAVQFSHQLSCMVTDLPLQVDLGRGRLPGDPARLEELLSELDLHSVKRDVAGLDGQESALPDAVLDAGERSAPAADRPAQEGGEPLEAPEVRPWRTPGQDVVWGYVLSREDDLTAALLGAATYELEDGVAVVRSAPTQEPDEWQRAVEAARPVGLFGEELGADPPNKAQQKAAEKARKEQDRATAKLRGQFPATVDDAEFIGQREVRAAGAKALSAHLSVRGTVVEPGDDPLLMAYLLDPTNTTMATACERYLRLPWPADAAGRAAITAELLRVLPGQLDEARRTLYDDMERPLAKVLSRMEVRGVRLDTEYIQTLAAQMGVRIRTLEAQIHSLAGREFQIRSRDQLEAVLYDELGLASGKKTKLTGKRSTAVAALEPLRDEHPIIPALLEYRELEKLRGTYLEPMPNLVNRRTGRLHTTFNQTTAATGRLSSLNPNLQNIPIRSEQGREIRKGFIADEGFCLISADYSQIELRLLAHIADDPLMQQAFTEGADIHRRTAAQVLGLDEATITPNQRRAAKTVNFGVLYGMSAHRLSNDLGIPYADAAGFIEVYFSTYPGIRGYIDRTLEFGRTHGYVETLYGRRRYVPELVATNRTLREAGERLAYNMPIQGTAADIIKLAMIRLDRELDALGARLLLQVHDELLIEAPEDRADQVAAITRELMEGAAQLKVPLAVEVGVGPNWYDTK, translated from the coding sequence ATGACCTCCGGCTCTCCCGACACGCTGGTGCTGATTGACGGGCACGCGCTGGCCTTCCGCTCCTATTTCGCGCTGCCGCCGCTCACCAGCCGCTCCGGTGAGCCGACCAACGCCATCCTGGGCTTCCTGCGCCTCACGCTGCGGCTGGTGCGCCAGCGCAGCAATCAGGTGATCGTGGTCTTCGACCCGCCGGTCAAGACTTTCCGGCACGTGCAGTTCGACGGCTACAAGTCCGGCCGCGCCGACACGCCCGCCGACCTGCCGAAGCAGATCAACCGCATCCGCGAGATCGTGGACGCGCTGGGGCTGCCGCGCCTGGAGGAACCCGGCTACGAGGCCGACGACGTGATCGCCACGCTGACCCGCATGGCCGAGGGCACCGGCATGCAGGTGCGGATCGTGACCAGCGACCGCGACGCCTATCAGCTCCTCGATGACCACGTCAAGGTCATCACCAACGACTTCAAGCTGATGGGCCCGGCCGAGGTGCTGGAGAAATACGGCGTGACCGTGCGCCAGTGGGTGGACTACCGCGCCCTGACGGGCGACGCCAGCGACAACATCCCCGGCGCCAAGGGCATTGGCCCCAAGACGGCGGCCAAGCTGCTGCAGGAATACGGCACGCTGGAGGGCGTCTACGAGGCGGCGCGGGCCGGCACCCTGAAGCCCGACGGCACCCGACAGAAGCTGCTCGATTCGGAAGAAGCCGTCCAGTTCAGCCACCAGCTCTCGTGCATGGTCACCGACCTGCCGCTGCAGGTCGACCTGGGCCGGGGCCGGCTGCCCGGCGATCCGGCGCGGCTGGAGGAACTGCTCAGCGAACTCGACCTGCACTCGGTCAAGCGCGACGTGGCCGGCCTGGACGGCCAGGAGTCGGCCCTGCCCGACGCCGTGCTGGACGCGGGCGAGCGCTCGGCCCCCGCGGCGGATCGCCCGGCGCAGGAGGGGGGCGAGCCGCTGGAGGCGCCCGAGGTGCGGCCCTGGCGGACTCCCGGTCAGGACGTGGTCTGGGGCTATGTCCTGTCGCGCGAGGACGACCTGACGGCCGCGCTGCTGGGCGCCGCCACCTATGAGCTGGAGGACGGGGTGGCCGTGGTTCGGAGTGCCCCGACCCAGGAGCCCGACGAGTGGCAGCGGGCGGTCGAGGCGGCGCGGCCGGTGGGGTTGTTTGGTGAGGAACTGGGCGCCGATCCGCCCAACAAGGCCCAGCAGAAGGCGGCCGAGAAGGCCCGCAAGGAGCAGGACAGGGCCACCGCGAAGCTGCGCGGCCAGTTCCCCGCCACCGTGGACGACGCCGAGTTCATCGGGCAGCGCGAGGTGCGGGCGGCGGGGGCCAAAGCGCTCTCGGCCCACCTCAGCGTGCGCGGCACGGTGGTCGAGCCCGGCGACGACCCCCTGCTGATGGCGTACCTGCTCGACCCCACGAACACCACCATGGCGACCGCCTGCGAGCGCTACCTGCGCCTGCCCTGGCCGGCCGACGCGGCGGGCCGGGCGGCGATCACGGCGGAGCTGCTGCGGGTGCTGCCAGGGCAGCTCGACGAGGCGCGCCGCACGCTCTACGACGATATGGAGCGCCCGCTGGCGAAGGTGCTCTCGCGCATGGAGGTGCGGGGTGTCCGGCTGGATACCGAGTACATCCAGACCCTGGCCGCGCAGATGGGCGTGCGGATCCGAACCCTGGAGGCCCAGATCCACTCGCTGGCGGGCCGCGAGTTCCAGATCCGCAGCCGCGATCAGCTCGAAGCCGTGCTCTACGACGAACTGGGGCTGGCCAGCGGCAAGAAGACCAAACTGACCGGCAAGCGCTCGACCGCCGTGGCCGCCCTGGAGCCGCTGCGCGACGAACACCCCATCATCCCCGCGCTGCTGGAATACCGCGAGCTGGAAAAGCTGCGCGGCACGTACCTGGAGCCGATGCCGAACCTCGTGAACCGGCGCACCGGGCGGCTGCACACCACTTTTAACCAGACCACCGCCGCCACCGGCCGCCTGAGTTCGCTGAACCCGAACCTGCAGAACATCCCCATCCGCTCCGAGCAGGGCCGCGAGATCCGCAAGGGCTTCATCGCCGACGAGGGCTTCTGTCTGATCAGCGCGGACTATTCGCAGATCGAGCTGCGGCTCCTGGCCCACATCGCCGACGATCCGCTCATGCAGCAGGCCTTCACCGAGGGCGCCGACATCCACCGCCGCACCGCCGCGCAGGTGCTGGGCCTGGACGAGGCGACCATCACGCCCAACCAGCGCCGCGCCGCCAAGACGGTCAACTTCGGCGTGCTCTACGGCATGAGCGCCCACCGCCTCTCGAACGACCTGGGCATTCCCTACGCCGACGCGGCCGGCTTCATCGAGGTGTACTTCAGCACCTATCCGGGCATCCGGGGCTACATCGACCGCACGCTGGAATTCGGCCGCACGCACGGCTACGTGGAGACCCTGTATGGCCGGCGCCGCTACGTGCCCGAACTGGTCGCCACGAACCGCACGCTGCGCGAGGCCGGCGAGCGGCTGGCCTACAACATGCCCATCCAGGGCACGGCGGCCGACATCATCAAGCTCGCCATGATCCGGCTCGACCGTGAGCTGGACGCCCTGGGCGCCCGGCTGCTGCTGCAGGTACACGACGAACTGCTGATCGAGGCCCCCGAAGACCGGGCGGATCAGGTGGCGGCCATTACCCGCGAACTGATGGAGGGTGCCGCCCAGCTCAAGGTGCCGCTGGCCGTCGAGGTCGGCGTGGGGCCCAACTGGTACGACACGAAGTAG